CGCCCGTATTTCGCGGCCGTCTCCAAGTCTCCCTGGCAAAAAGCATCTTTTACATCGTCTAATTTGTAGGTATCTTCAACACTGAGAAAGGGACCAACGGGTATTGTCTTCCACCAGCGCGACCTCTACCTCAGCCACATATTGGCCTTCATGCACAGACTTTAACTTCGTTCGCTGTTTCAGGTTTCCGCCTCCCTGTGAATGTCTTAGCCAGAGAACACACAAAGAAGCCAATCTCAATTTAGGGGATTCTTGAACAGGGCAGGAACCATGTCAAGAAACCCTCGGTCCTTTCCCAATTGCGAATTAAATTATCAAAATCGTACGCCTAACGAAGTCCGCGGTTGAGGGGCAGACCGGCGATTCTACCGGTCAGCGTGGGTTCACTTACAGGAAGGTCCGCGCATTGAAACTCAGTGATTTTCATAAGGACGAGCAATGCCCGACATCAAGGTGTCGTCTGTGCAGCGAAAGTTAAACATGATATTCGGGGGATAGAATTGAGTCCGTCAGATCCTTTCCAAAGGTCGGCAATTTCCGCGGATCAAAGGAGGATTGTCAGAAGACTTCTCTCTGTGTTGGCTTTTTTGAGACATAGAAATTCGACTTGCCCATTTTTTGGGATTGATGCACAATTTCTTGACATAGAATGTTCAACCAGAAGAAAGGAGGTTGCATGGTTTCAGTTTAGACCATTGCAGGACACCGGCAGGTTCACACCAAGGAGGTCGCCATGCCAATATTAACGCGATTACAGGACTATCTCGATGAACGCAAGGTTGCCTATCAGTTAATACGCCATTAAGAAGCGTATACCGCTTCGGAGATTGCGCATACACTCCATATTTCCGGAAAGATGTTAGCGAAGGTCGTGATTATCAAAGCGGATGATCGTTTTGTGATGGCGGTCTTACCTTCCAATCACAAAGTGGATTTCGAACGTCTCTCTGATGTGCTTGGAGGGGAACACGTGCGGCTGGCCACAGAAGGGGAGTTTCAAGAATTGTTTCCTGACTGTGGTGTGGGAGCCATGCCACCATTTGGGAATCTTTATGGCCTGGAGGTGTTTGTTGACGAATCGCTCGCGGAGGATGAGGAGATCGTCTTTCAAGCTGGAACCCATCTCAGGGTGATAAAGCTCCGGTATCAGGATTTTGCCGACCTGGTCCATCCCAAAGTGACCAATTTCTATCTGGCAGCGGGAATCCCGGGGAATTGAAACACACGATCCGGCCAGTGGAACATTCCTTTGAGATTTGGCGCAGGAAATTAGGTGCCGATTGCCAGGCTCCACGCAGAGATTCTATGCATGTTGTTTCAATGGGTATTCAGTTGGCCACGCTATTCAAATTGAGGCTGAATGGCAAACCTATGTATGTGGCCTAGGGGATACGAGATTATGAGATCATAAGCCGGTCATGATCCACCTGAGTGAGAGGAGGAAAGCCATGAATATTACCTCAACCATCGTCAGGTGTGTGGTTACGATCAATGAGAACCGATCGGTATTCGAGGCAGCCAAACTCATGACCGAGGAGTTTATTGGGGCACTCGTTGTGACCAATTCGACAGGAATCCGGGGACTGTTGACCGAACGCGACATGATTAAAAATGTCGTAGGGAAAGGAAAAGATCCCGAGAAGGTCAAAATTAAAGATACGATCACTCTCAAGCCTTTAAAGGTCAGTCCATCGGTCGATGCGAACCACTGCTTGAATCTGATGAAGGAACACCATTGCCGACATCTTTTGGTCTACGATGGTGAAGAGTTTGTCGGGATCGTCTCAGTCCGGGATCTGGTCGTGCTGTTGCTTGAGGAGAAGGAAGAACTGATTCGGCAACTTGAGAAGTATATCACCTCATAGGTCTCTCTCCCCGTCTTCGATCATGACTCCTGTCCATTCCTGAAAAAGAAGAATCAGTTAACAGAAATTTCCAGGGGACAGGGAGACAATCCGTCCCGTACCCTGGCCACAAGGGCCAGGGATGAGGCCCCACCTACGGAGTGGCGATGTTGAGTCGAACCGGAGGTAGTAATGGCTCAACCCAGCATCACTTTCCCCGCAAGCGGGACCCTCACCCACAAGGAATTCTTCTTCGCACATACGGCTGCTCCCATGATTCCTCCCGGAGTTGGAATGGGAGTATCCGACCTCCTCCTTCCTGTTCTCCCCTCTAGATTGTTGGGGAAGGAGTCCCCGGACTGCCT
Above is a window of Nitrospiraceae bacterium DNA encoding:
- a CDS encoding CBS domain-containing protein — encoded protein: MIHLSERRKAMNITSTIVRCVVTINENRSVFEAAKLMTEEFIGALVVTNSTGIRGLLTERDMIKNVVGKGKDPEKVKIKDTITLKPLKVSPSVDANHCLNLMKEHHCRHLLVYDGEEFVGIVSVRDLVVLLLEEKEELIRQLEKYITS